Below is a genomic region from Brassica oleracea var. oleracea cultivar TO1000 chromosome C9, BOL, whole genome shotgun sequence.
ATTGTTTGACTAGTTCTCTTCTCTTTTGCATTGGGTTCTTGAAAAGCGAGCTATTCAGAGCCGTTGGATGACGAAGTGATATACGGAGATCGATGAGAAATAGAGCCACAGAGCAAAGACAGATATCTATAGATCGAAACAGGTAGCTAGCTAAGCTTACCTTCTCTGAGCTCTTAAGGGTTTTGTTCTTTCATATACCATACTAAAAAAGACATCATGCTATCTACTCCTTCCGTTTCTAATTGTAAGTAGTTTTGTTTAAAAGCACGAATATTTAGAAAATTGTTATTTAAAAGAATATATCATTTAACCAATTAATTCAACCAATTATTAAAAACCTAACATTATTTCATTGGTCACACAATATCCAATAAATAAAAAAGATGCATTGAAATATGTAAACTACTTATATTGTGAAACAAATTGTTTTTGCTAAAACTACTTACATTTAGAAACGGAGAGAGTATCAATTAAGGGAAGGCACTGAACATATTATGTATTTTTTTTGTAACTGACATATAATGTACTTTAGTGGTATATATATGTAATCTATTTAGATTCATCCCACTGTATTTTCTTTAAGCCGTATCCAGTTCAGAACTAGATATCTTTTGTTTAATTATCCGTTAAGATTCAGATATTAAATCAGATCCATTCCATAATTAAAACTTTTTAATTTACTATAAACGTAAAATAAGATTTTGTTTGCCTTACCTAGACCACAAACCAACGTAATTTCAACCTAAGGAACTCGGTATCTACTACATCCTTAGTTCTTCTCATATTTATAAAAGTAGATATTTTTTATAATATATCTTGAAATAGAAAGAAGACGTTAGATATCAAACGGGACCACGATAATTTACTAGCTACAGATTCCAAACACTAGGACTGAAATACAAAAGACAGTGGACGGCCGCCATATGTATATACATATAAGGTTCGCACAGACAATGATGAATTGCCGAATGAGTTTTGTTCCTTCCTTGGTAAGTTAAAGTTTATTTGAAAATATCCACATGAAGTTACCAAGATCACACACATGAAAAGTTGTAAAAAACGAGAATTGAGTTGTATTATTTATCTGAATCATAAGCAATGAGCAATATGGAGCATACGAATCTAACTCTTCTAGCAAATGTTCTTTTGTCTCTTTCCCCAAATTAATAAACATGGTCATATTATTTGGAAAGTGATCACACGCTTCTCTCACCAATAGTCATCAACCTGGGGTAGCTCGAAATTAAAACAAAAGCAACTATTAACTAGATAGCATCAGGGCCGGCCCCGAGAGTTTGGAGGACCAAGACTATTTAGTAAAGACTTCAAAAATTTGGAGGCCTAAAAATTTTTTTTTATAAATTAGGGATCTATTTTCATATAAAAATTTCAAAAATTTTGGGGGCCCAAAGCGAATGTTTCATTGGGCTTGGCCCAGGGCCGGCCCTGGATAGCATATCTAACTAATAAGCATGCTTGTTTAATTTTGTTAATTTTAAAGTAGACTATCAGAAACAAACTTTTACATATGGTTTCATAAAATAATATTTTAGTGTATTTTAAAAATCGTTTTAAAATGAAGAATATATATGATGTCAAATCAAATGATTGGATTAAAAACTCGAAGGAGAATTCTTGAAAATACCATATTTCGTGTGTGTACTTTCCAAAATTACTACCAAAATCCAATACTTTTTCATCAATATCACAAGCATTATATTTGAAAGGTATTTCAAAGTTAACGAATAAGGGCTGTTTGCTTAAAATTCTTACAAATCTTCTTGGAATCCTTCTTAAACCTAAAACGTATGGTATTTTAGGTTATTCTTCTTAACAATACACAAATTAAAATCGATTAGTTGTCATTGGGTTTATCCTAACCGGATAAGCTGAGTTAATTGCACCCACAAAAACTTATTTTTTGGGAAAATAGTCAATTTATAGAGATTATCAAAATAAATCTAAAATTACATTTCTAACAAAAGTAGAGATCCAAGAAAATAAACGATAGAGAGATGGGCTACGTATGCGGCATATTGATCACAATCTCCAAGGAAGTAAACACTTTTGGAAGCAATAAGACAGAGATACGTATGTATGTATGTATATGTGTATAATGAATTATGTCAATTTGAAGTGTCAGACAGATGGAGTTATGTCCAACATTTTGGTACTTTTCATGACTTGTCTTTTTTGTTTCTTCCCAATAAAATTTCCCCAAAGGGACCATTGAGCCTCTCTCTCTCTCTCATCTTCATCACCGTATCCTCTGCCTCGTGACAGATTGATTTGTGTGATGTGAAAAACTCTCTCTCTCTTGATCGAATGATTCGTTTATTATCACACTCCCTCAGTTTTTAATCCGTTTTTAATTGTAAATAGTTTTGATTAAAAGTACCAATATTTAGAAAATTATTATTTAAAAGAGTATATCATTTAACCAATTAATTCAATCAATTATTAAAAATCTAACATTATTTCATTGGTCACACAATATCCAATAAATGAAAAAGATGCATTGAAATATGTAAACTACTTATATTGTGAAACAAATTCTTTTTGCTAAAACTACTTACATTTAGAAACTGAGGATTATTGATTATTAGTACGTACTTCATTCAATTCCCATCATATCATATGCCTCATGCTTAGAGAAAAATATCGACATATGTTATGATAAATGGTGACAGTAATTACTGAAGCAGTAAGAAGTTAGACGTGTAAAGTAAACATGATGCGGAGGCGACCGGAGAATGTATTTTACAATTAAAGTACAATTGTTAATCTGTTGTAAAACTATATCACATGACTAATTTCATTGTTAAAACATTGTGGCTAATAATCGTTGATATATTAGTTGATATATTATCTCAAAAACATTACGACTTGTGAACTATGTCATATGTCATCATTATAATGATTTTTAAAATAATTATAGAAATAAGTTGCTACGTCTAAACATAAAATATATTTCTCATTGAATAACCATAAAATTACCTAATGGTCTAAAAACAAATATTATTTCTTTAAATAAAAGCTAAAAAACTACCTAATGTGATAAAAATATACATGGCAATTAATGATTTTGAATAATAAAAATTTGATAACAATTTTTGTGTATCCTCCATCATTTTGTTTAATTTTATATTATTAAAATAAATTAAACAAACATATTAACCATATTATAAAATTTAGATTTTTTTCAATATGTTAATCTTTTGAATTTTAAACGACTATAAATTATTAAACCTATTAAAAGTCTCACATTATTATTTTTGTAATATAAAAATATATCATGGAAAAATACAAATGAACATAATACCTTATAGTAAGAAGTTTTATTTAATATATTCATATTAAAAATAAATATTTATTTAATATCAGTTAAAATACGATTAAATTAAACTATAGATCATATAAAAATATACAATTTTTTATTTTAAAATTTTAGAAATTTTGCATCATATTTGAATTTCTAAAAATAGATATTTTTACAATTTTAATTTGATCAAATCATTAATCGATCATACTTGAGTTTTATAAATCGGATTTTAAGAATATTTGGGACTGATTTGTTGCGTAGCCGCCTAGATCAGTTTTCAGAACCATGCTAATAATATTAAAAACTAGGTGTTTTCTGCATCATGTACAAATTAAATTTTTAAATTAAATTATATTTTTAATATTTTAGATTTTTTTAATTTTTATCGCTATTTAAATATAATTTTGATTTATTTAAAGATAAAATTAAGATAAAACAAACAATTTAATTTATATTTAAGATATGTATATATTTAAAATTATGACAGTAGATAGATTTTCATTTATTTCTTTGGGTTAAGATATACTAAATACACTTGTATAAAATTATATAATTATAGAAATTGTATAATTATCAAAAATATAAAACTAAACAAAATTTATAAAATTTTGTATGTATCAAAAGGAAACAAATGGTATTGATTAAATAATTTTTTTTAAAAAGATTGTATAAGATTTTGAAAATCTTGTTTAGTAATAAAAAATTGTATAATTATAAAACTAGACAAAAATAATATATTGTAAGTTGTAAAAGTTTTATATTTCTATTATTATATTATTTAATTTTATGTTTAGATATATTTATTTTAATGATGATATATAAGTTATATCATATTTTAAAAAGTTTACCAAAAATAGAAATTAACACTAAATGTAATTGTCTATGCATGTCATATTTTATCTATATCATCTTTTCTAGTATGCTATATTATTCTCCAGTTTTTTTTTTTAGCTGACTGGGTTCTCCAAGTGACTGGGTTCTCCAAGTCCAACATTTCGAGAAGTTTACGAGTTTCATAAAACTCATCGTGCTTGATAAAAGATTACGCTTTCAAGCCCAGACGGCTATAATGAAATTTTTAGCTTGGTTCTTTCTGAGCCCAACCAATTCGTTTTTTTTTTGTCAACTCCAACCAATTTCCTTTTACTAACAAAATTTAGAAGCACAATTCATATTATATCAGTTTTCAAACGATTTTAGATTAGATGCTAGATAATTATAAAACATCGAGGCCTTTATAAATAGATCTATCATAAAAAAAAATTAAGAAGCTTTGTCGAACTTGAATAAGCTTATGAAACCATCATGATATATAGAAACCAATCAGTTATCCACAAAACTTACTACTGTGAGGATTTCAAACGGAGCTCAGATAACAAGACAAAATGTGGACAAATAATTGGACTAGTTGGTATGTTACAGCATCGATATGTAGAGATTACCCTCTTCTTACAATATGGTCAGCTTGACATGTTCTTCATGTGTTTGTCAGTGACCAGCTTTCATGTAATCTTAAGTGAAATACCGGCAATCCATCCGTGAGATGGAAGCAACGATCATTCGTGATCAAGAAGCAACCATTGACCTGGTATAAGATAAGGTAAGAGAAAACACAAGCATTAAACATCATGTCCATTCCATAGAACAAAATTAGACTTGATACAAGGAAAAATACTAAAAACTATTGTTCTTTATGCAGTTTACGTTTGTCACACCAGCAGGAAATGAACCATTGGCTGTGGACATGAACACAGTGGGGGTGGGGGAAGGCCAAGTTTGGATAAACTGTCTGTCAAAACATTGGACGTCATTAAGCTCAAGGAAACTGTGGGCATTACAAAACAAAAAAAAAAGTTCTTCTTATATCTATTGTCTTATAATCCAAATCTCGATTAGTAGAGTTGTCTCTCTCTCTCCACTCTCTATTTTTCAGGTACCATTTACCTCGTTCATGGCTCAAGCCTCCGAACCTAATAGTAGTGTTTGAAGAGTGGGGTGGTGGTGATCCTAATAGAATCTCACTGGTGAAAAGAACAAGAAAAGTTTCTTCAGCAAATAAAAGTTTTCAGGACAGAAGAAAGCTGTTTCATTGTTTGCCTCTCTGGCTTTTGCTTTGAAGATACAGAGACATATAGCTAGGCCAAAAAAAACATTTATGGATTTTTGCTGCTATTACAAGAATTATACAATGTGTACATTACTGATCATCAGTAGCCAAGTAAAATTCACACAATTACAATACTAATGAGGGTTTCGATTAAAATATTTTGGCTTCCTCCGTGCAATATTTAAAACCAAGTAAATATAAGGATTCATTCGTAAAGAAAGCATTCATTTACTTCTTTTTTTTCAGGGTGGCATTTAATATTTTTGAAATTTACAAAATACTCCCTCTGGATTTAAATGTACGATGTTTAAGGTTTTACACACATATTAAAAAACAATAAATACATTATTTTAATTGTTACTTTTTGGTTATATCAATAAATTTTCACCACTCATAATTTTACTTTTTAATTTATGTTTAAATTTTAAAAATAAATACATTAATTATATCTCAAAACATCATACACTTGTATACAAAATAAAAAGATAGAACATCATACATTCGTATCCGGAGGGAGTAGATGCTAACCAGACTAGTCTTACTAACCGACTTTCCATTTTCTTGCTACCTACCTATTAACAACTACGCCTGGGAATTATTATTCGAAATCCGGATTCGATCAGAGATCCGCTCCGGATCCGCTCCGAAAATAGAATATCCGGGGTGTCCGGATCCGAATCTGGATAGTAAAATCTTGGATCCGTGCAAACCGAATCCGGATCCGGGTATCTTAATTTTTAGGTCCGGATATCCGGATCCGTATTTTTAAAATACATTAAATTTGTTAATTTTATTAATATTTATATTTGATATATTAATATTTATACATGAATTAATTTTATAATATAATATTTTAGTTTTTAAAATATTATAAACATATATAAATATATTTATAAATATTTAATTTATGTATTATATTAAAAAATTAGTATTTTTTGTTAAAAAAATTATTTTTAATTATTTTGACGGATCCGGATCCGGATATCCGCGGATAATAGAATATCGAGACGGATATCCGAAACCCGGATATCCGGAAACCACGAATCCGGATCCGGATATTAAATCCACGGATCCGGATCCGGATACCCTAAATTTCTCGGATATCCGGATCCGTCCCAGGGCTATTGACAACATGCATATCAGTTTTCACATAATCACATCCCATCAAATTGACCAAAATACCCTCAAACACTTAAAAGTTTTCTCCGCAAGACGACACATTGGTCAAACACTGTCTTCGCCAAGAAACCTCGCCAGCAATTCGTCGTCCCACTCTCACTCTCACTCTCACTCTCACTCTCACTCTCACTCTCACTCTCACCTCGTCTGTACTCCACGCGCCGTTCGAACCGAGGCAGCAACCGAACAGACCGCTTGCGTCGACGCTCGCCATGGCGGAAGCGTTGCTGTCTGAAAACGAAGGACCACAGCTCTCCTCGTTGACGTTGATCGTGATGTAACCCGTAGATGACTGAACAACCACCGGAACCGCGTACGGATCGTCGGTAAACCTCACTCTGAAACTCTCCTCGCCGGAAAAGTTAGTTCCGTCGTAGACGTTCGTCGTCGGTGAAGAAGACTCAACGAGCTGCATGATTTCGTCAGGAGTATACTCGTCCTCGTTATCTTCTCCTCCAGAGATTATCATCGGCGTTTGCATTTCCTTCGCGGTCGTATTCTCTCTCTCTCTCTCTCTCTCTCTATGTAATTTATGTTCTGTGATCACTTATAAAGAAAACATGTTTATGATAATATTACTTATCAAAAAACTGATGTTTATGATAATATCCAGGAATACAGTGAATCAGGTTAGTAAAGTAGGTCCAGATGAGTATGAAATTATGTCTAAATCAAATCAATTATCAGAGCTGTAGTATAGAAGCTTTTCTTTTGTTGGAATATGTTACACGTTTGACGTTTTCGTTGATATAATTATTTGTTCACCAAGCAAATGAAAGACAAAGAAACACATGTCAATCTTCCTTTGGATGAAACAACCCATGACGAAACCATTTGACTTTCTTTTCTTTTTATGTCGGCTTGTGTACTGCTAAACGATGTAACTGTATCATAATTCAAGCTTTGATTTTTTTTACTGTTGCATGATATCCAGTGCTGGCCTGGTAAATATTAAGACCAGAAGCCCAAAATAAAATTATGGCCGATAATAGATATGTTTTAAAAAAAAGAGATGAATAGTAAAAGAAGTGTTTCCAACTTATGACCTTAGACAGCATATCAGTTAGTTAAACCACCACGCTATAAAGAGGTTTTGAATAATAAAGGCCGAATAATAACTCATATTATTTTGGGCCGGAATCTCAAGCTTCCAATGCTTGGTATCAGAGTTTGTACTGATGATATCTTTCGGTTTCAAAATAGATAATGTTTTAAAAAAATTTTGTTATTTGAAAATAGAAAATGTTTTGATACTTTTATGTTAATTATTTTTATTGAAATTTAATAACCAATTAAATTATTATTACGGAACCTGAGAACAATGTATGTTTCTCCTACTTTTAATTGTATCAATGAAGCTGGTGTCTCCCCGAGTATGGAGTCTACTCGTTCATTGCCAATCACGGATACTTTGATAGCTCAAGTACCTCCAACGGTCCAAAGAGAAGGTAGTAGAATAGCTGGACCGCTCAAACAAGTCTGCCTCATTGAGATCTTTGGAAGAAGGAGTCCCACCGAATTTTATCTTAGAGATGAACTCGATGGATCTTAATTATGACACCTTATGGAAAAAGAATATTTCGAGAAAGACCAGTTAAGCCACCAACAAAAGCTAGAGAGTTGCATTTCCAGTTCACATGTAGCGGCCGAAGAAGCCATGGACGCGGACGTGGAAATGGCTAAATTTAATTATTATTTTTCTACCACAATTCAATCGAAACTACGATTGTCTCTGGTTCTTTATGTGATATATTTCACTTTTGTGATAGCTTGTTGAACTGTATGGCTCCGGTCATTGCATGTAACGGTTTTTAAAATCTAATAATAGTAAGATTTAAAAAATAGATTTTATAATCTTTTCTATAATTGGTTCAATAATTTTTAAATTCTATTTTTTTAAATGCTTTTTAGATAAAAGTAAAATTTTTCATTTTTGTGCAACAAGCCAAAAAATCATATATTGTAAAACTGAGGAAGTATATTACTACTCATATATAAGAAGAACATAATATCTAAAAAAATGTGCAAAAATTAATGAGAAGTTACCGAATATAGGAAGGTGGTCGGTGAGTAATATTAAAACAATCTGGACTTTCCTATGGTAATTCCTGAGTGGGTTTAATGTCACTATAGAGAAAAAGAAAAATGAAAATAAAAAAGGAGAAAATTAGTGATGCGAAAGACGTTAACAGACCTTTGAAATAAAACAGGGACGTGCCACTGATCGTAAGTGCGAATTTTTCTCCTTCCCACTGATCAAAATTTGGCTCTGATCAAAGCAACAACTAGTGTTTCTGGTGATGCATCTACAATCCAAACGTCATCATGGTGATTGCAGTGATGAAAATAGCCATGGTTATGGCTCTTCTCCAACGACAAATACATAGTATTTTGTCATTTCTCTTTCTCGTAACCGTGGTGGTTGTGGAGGGCTTCGTCTTGATGATGATCATCATCAATCAGAATCTGGATTTTCAGGGTTTGAGATCGGTTCATCCATCGTCAACAAGAGGTCTAACGCAACAACATTCGGTACGTAACATGTTATATGAATACATTCACGGTGTCGGTACGGGACAGTCTTACGGCAAGTTCACTATGACATCTTCTATCTCCGTGGTGGAAAAAGTCCACTGCGATGAAATCTTGCTTATTCATCCTTATAGATGGTGCCTTGGCCGAAGAATTTGGGATCCACGAAAGTTACAAGCTTTTAAGAAGCAACTACATCACAAGATCAAGATGAGAAGATCAACTTTAGGAGAACACAAATGGAGAATCTTTTAAAATCTATATTTCGATACAATATATTTGGTATCGAAATATGGATAAATCTGCATTATCGTTGAAGCCATGGAAACCACCACTACAAGAAAACAGCGATATTCTGACGGACATTCCGACGNNNNNNNNNNNNNNNNNNNNNNNNNNNNNNNNNNNNNNNNNNNNNNNNNNNNNNNNNNNNNNNNNNNNNNNNNNNNNNNNNNNNNNNNNNNNNNNNNNNNCCGACGATTTTTTCCCTCAGAATCCTTGATGTTTTCTTGTAGTGCACCATGGAAAAAACGATCTTCCAAAATAGAAGATGAAGCATTTTTGTTGTATGGCGACGTTTTTACACTCGTTGAAAGTTGGTTATCCAGTTTTTAGTTTTTGCAGTTAAATCAATATATTGGATTCAAAACTGGAAAATATCTATAGTTCTAAACTGGGATAAGATCAACATAATACAACAAAAGGAAGTGGTGTTTATGATGCGATGCAAATTTAAAGCTCGCAGAAGAACTGATAGAGTTGATACTCTATCAAAAATGAAGACCGTGGAGGGAAAAGCATATTTACAAGTTAATTCATTTGATCTAGTGTTGTTTTCTCTTCATCTTGATTATGCTATTAGTTGTGTTTTATTATCTTATGTATTGTATATGTATTCGTTTCATGTTACATTCTAATTAATAAATTTAAGTTGATAAAAAAAAAAAAAAAAAAAAACAGGGACGTGCCATCTGTTTGGTCGTCAGTGTGTAGAGTGAGAGAGATTCGAACCTTTTTTCCCTCCTCTCTCTCTCTTAAACAAACATATGTGATCTCAATGGCCCATACGCAAATTTACAAATAAGAATATCAATGTCTTTTAGGAGCCTACGGCCCATTTAACGTTGCGAGCAATCTTGATTCCCAAAAAAACGAACGTAGTATGCCTTGTGCCTTTAACGTGATATGTACATTGAAATTAAGATCAAACAGAATCTCGTTTTTTTGTTAAGATACAAATATGACTACTGAACCGTGAATGATCTCTTCCAACCTGTTGCTTAACCGGTGTATCCAGAAGGTAAAGAGTTGCTTGTAGTACAAGACACTCTCTTTCCTTTCCCTTTCTTAACTTAGGGTAATCAGAAACCCCAAATGTTCTGTAACCGGAAAAGATCATTCAACACGTTATTCAACGCGAACCAGATCGTACCATGAGCGATGCTGACCCGTGTTGGATAAGCTTGAATATTACTTGAGATACAAGTTTCTTTTTCTTTATAAGTTATGATTATCTTTAAGGATTAGGAAATATGATAATGATAGTTGCAATAGGAATATGTTAGGTCCTATATATATGGATGCATAGTATGATGCATTGTGTGTGATTTTGGATATTGGTGAATTGTGATCTTAAGAGTTTGTGATTGAATAATAAGAGAAGGACTTCTTATTATCGATATTGTGTTTCTACATTTGGTATCAGAGCTTCATAAAGTTTTGGAACCTACGCATTACAAACAATGGGAGACGTCAAGGATGAGATCGTGTTACACAAGGCAGCGGGACCAAACTCCATTAAGTTTCCGATGTTAACTCCGTCGAACTACACTGTCTGGGCCTTAAGAATGAAGATAGCACTCAAAGTCAGCGAGGTTTGGGAAACAATTGATCCCGGAACCAAAGACGAGAAGAGGAATAACATGGCTATTGCGTTCATATTCCAATCCATACCAGAAACGTTAGTCTTACAAATTGGTGACATAGATACAGCAAAAGACAGCATGAGATGCAATAAAGGCAAGACATGTTGGAGCTGAACGAGTCAAAGAGGCTAGGTTACAAACCTTGATGGTAGAGTTCGACAGGATCAAGATGAAAGATGGAGATACAGTCGACATGTTCCCCGGCAAGCTATCAGAAATAGTGGCCAAAGCCGCTTCTTTAGGAGAAGTAATCGAAGAACCTAAGCTTGTAAAGAAAATTCTCAAGAGCTTACCAAGAAAGAAGTTTATCCGCATGGTTGCTTCGCTTGAACAAGTTCTCGATCTTAATTCTACGAGCTATGAGGACATCGTTGGTAGACTAAAGGCATACGAAGAGAGGATAGCCGAAGAGGAAAACGATGACGATGATGACTCGGGAAAATTAATGTACGCTAATACAAACTCGAGCCATGAAAGTTATGGAAACAATGGTGGAGGACGCGGTGGTAGATCGAACTGGAGAGGAAGAGGATGCGGTCGTTTTGGAAACTTCCAACAACAGCGGGAGGCGTATAAACAAGGACGAGCTGGAGGTGATGCCTCACATATCACGTGTTTAAACTGTGATAAACTTGGTCACTATGCCACTGATTGTCCAGATAAGATGTTAAAGCTGCATGAAACTGTTGAAAGGATGAGAAGAAGGACGAAGACACCCATGAAGCTGATACTTTGATGATGAACGAGGTGGTTTATTTGAATGAAAACAATGTGAACCCTAAAGCATTCGATACATAGACAGATGCAAGGGACGTGTGGTATCTAGGTAATGGGGCTAGCAACCATATGAGTGGGAACCGTATGTTCTTCCACGAGCTTGACATCACCATTATGGGAAGAGTACGGTTTGGAGATGATTCAAGATTTGATATAATGGGAAAGGGTTCGATTACGTTTGTTATTTATGGTGAAAAGAAGGTCTTGAGGGACGTTTATTATATCCCAGCACTACGAAGCAACATCATCTCGTTAGGACAAGCTACAGAGGTCGGCTGCAAAGTAAACTTGAAAGGTGACACGCTCAAGTTACTTGACAGACACGGACAACTAATGGTTAAGTCAACAAGGGCAAAGAACCGTTTGTACAAGGTCACACTACAAGTAGAACTTATCGAGTGTATGCAACTACGGCTGGAGAAGAAACTACAATATGGCACACACGCTTAGGCCATGTCAACAAGGATACAGTAAATATGATGATAAAGAAGGAGCTCGTTACTGGCCTACCTGCACTAGCTGATAACAAAGAGACATGCGTTTCTTGTCTAAAGGGGAAACAAACCAGAAAACCCTTCCCGCAAGAAACCTCTTACCGAGCCTCAAAGCCTCTGGAGCTAGTCCACACTGATCTCTGCAGGCCTATCACGCCACCAACGCCATCACATAAGAGATATGTCTTTGCGCTTATCGACGATCACTCGCGTTACATGTGGACAGTACTTCTTAAAGACAAGAGTGAAGCATTCGAGAAATTCAAAATTTTCAAGAGATGTGTGGAACAAGAAACAAAAAACGAGCTAAAAACCTTGAGAACAGATAGAGAAGGCGAGTTCGTATCACGAGAGTTCCAGTCCTACTGCGACAAATACGGCATTAGTCATCACCTGACAGCACCCTATTCTCCTCAACAAAACGGAGTAGTGGAGAGACGAAATCGAACACTTCTAGAGATGAGAAGAAGTATCTTGAAACATATGAATGTGCCAAATTATCTTTGAGGTGAAGCGGTCAGACATGCTACTTACTTGATTAATAGAGTTGGAACAAGGACCCTGGAAGAAAAAACTCCGTTTGAGGCATTGAGGAATCGAAAACCTAATCTTTCCCACTTGAAGGTTTTTTGGGTGTGTG
It encodes:
- the LOC106314992 gene encoding uncharacterized protein LOC106314992; this encodes MRQTCLSGPAILLPSLWTVGVITEHKLHRERERERENTTAKEMQTPMIISGGEDNEDEYTPDEIMQLVESSSPTTNVYDGTNFSGEESFRVRFTDDPYAVPVVVQSSTGYITINVNEESCGPSFSDSNASAMASVDASGLFGCCLGSNGAWSTDEVRVRVRVRVRVRVRVRVGRRIAGEVSWRRQCLTNVSSCGENF
- the LOC106314993 gene encoding uncharacterized protein LOC106314993 → MSGNRMFFHELDITIMGRVRFGDDSRFDIMGKGSITFVIYGEKKVLRDVYYIPALRSNIISLGQATEVGCKVNLKGDTLKLLDRHGQLMVKSTRAKNRLYKVTLQVELIECMQLRLEKKLQYGTHA